One window of Chitinophagaceae bacterium genomic DNA carries:
- a CDS encoding DUF1566 domain-containing protein, with protein MTTSAFSQVKIGGDVQNIDQNAIFEMESSEQGMLLPRMSEMDKANITSPTAGLMIYNTDIFCTEIYNGTEWINLCDGAPQCVIGDTGPSGGIIFYCDGNGGGLEAAPSDWNGTSPVDPNAPWGCSGTSVATSDDFGTGASNTQNIVSACSEPDIAARWANDYFFILNGIVYEGWYLPSRDELTLMYNTIGGGASNQGGFRNVTYWSSSQRSATQAYGRNLISGAETTFGTAKTGLMGVRAIRAF; from the coding sequence ATGACTACTTCTGCATTTAGTCAGGTAAAAATAGGCGGAGATGTTCAAAATATAGATCAAAATGCCATTTTTGAAATGGAAAGTTCAGAGCAAGGTATGCTTTTGCCGCGCATGAGTGAAATGGATAAAGCAAATATCACATCACCTACGGCCGGTTTAATGATTTATAATACAGACATTTTTTGTACAGAAATTTATAATGGAACTGAGTGGATAAATCTTTGTGATGGAGCACCTCAATGCGTTATTGGAGATACCGGACCATCCGGTGGTATTATTTTTTATTGTGATGGAAATGGAGGAGGCTTAGAAGCTGCACCAAGTGACTGGAATGGCACCTCACCTGTTGATCCAAATGCTCCCTGGGGGTGTTCAGGGACTTCTGTGGCTACAAGTGATGATTTTGGTACAGGGGCCTCAAATACACAAAATATAGTTTCTGCTTGCAGTGAACCGGATATAGCAGCCAGATGGGCTAATGATTACTTTTTTATACTAAATGGTATAGTTTATGAAGGATGGTATTTACCTTCTCGTGATGAACTTACTTTAATGTATAATACTATTGGTGGAGGTGCATCAAATCAAGGAGGCTTTAGAAATGTAACATACTGGAGCTCTTCTCAAAGATCTGCAACACAAGCTTATGGTAGAAATTTAATTAGTGGTGCTGAAACTACTTTTGGCACAGCTAAAACCGGCCTAATGGGTGTAAGAGCCATCAGAGCATTTTAA